A portion of the Adhaeribacter radiodurans genome contains these proteins:
- a CDS encoding YncE family protein, whose product MNKNLFNQSVLVGFCLSSIFLTSCTDDDSGGNTLEPKGAYEKGVLIVNEGNFQKGNGAICFFDKQNKTVVENVFLTENNRPLGDVVQSATIHNDRAYVVVNNSNKIEIADANTFKSLGVINNLQMPRYLVVANNKGYLTEWVSYSSKGRVSIIDLTTNAVTKSLEVGKLPEKLLVLNNKVYVTNSGDNTLSVINSTSDAIETTLPVGDSPNSLTVDAANKLWILCSGQKNYNSDYSIDENTSTPGSLVRINPSTQAIEATLTFTSKSLSPDDLVINGSKNKLYYRYNGKVFQQDIAAATLTTTAFLNRNFYGIDVDPSDNLIYGADAGTFTANGKVVRFNPSGSAVDSFTVSILPSEFIFK is encoded by the coding sequence ATGAACAAAAATTTATTTAACCAGTCGGTTTTGGTTGGTTTTTGCCTCAGTAGTATTTTTTTAACCAGCTGTACCGATGACGATTCCGGTGGAAACACTTTAGAACCCAAAGGTGCTTATGAGAAAGGCGTATTAATTGTAAACGAAGGAAACTTTCAGAAAGGCAATGGTGCCATTTGCTTTTTTGATAAGCAAAATAAAACCGTTGTAGAAAATGTTTTTCTTACGGAAAATAACCGGCCGTTAGGCGATGTAGTGCAGTCTGCTACTATCCATAACGACCGGGCTTATGTGGTAGTGAATAATAGTAATAAAATTGAAATTGCGGATGCGAATACTTTTAAATCGTTAGGAGTAATTAACAATCTGCAGATGCCCCGTTACTTAGTAGTTGCGAATAATAAAGGTTATCTAACCGAATGGGTAAGTTACAGCAGTAAGGGCCGGGTCTCTATTATTGACCTTACTACTAATGCTGTTACTAAAAGCTTAGAAGTAGGCAAGTTACCTGAAAAATTATTGGTACTGAATAACAAAGTTTACGTTACCAATTCCGGCGATAATACATTATCGGTTATTAATTCTACTTCGGATGCTATAGAAACAACACTTCCCGTAGGCGACTCTCCTAATAGTTTAACCGTTGATGCGGCTAATAAATTATGGATATTATGCAGTGGTCAGAAAAATTATAATTCAGATTATTCCATCGACGAAAATACCAGTACGCCGGGTAGTTTAGTTCGCATTAATCCTAGTACGCAAGCTATAGAAGCCACATTAACTTTTACTTCTAAATCTCTGTCACCAGATGATTTAGTAATAAACGGCTCTAAAAACAAGCTGTATTATCGTTATAATGGCAAAGTCTTTCAACAGGATATTGCCGCTGCCACTTTAACTACCACAGCTTTTCTGAACCGTAACTTTTACGGGATTGACGTAGACCCATCGGATAATTTAATTTATGGCGCCGATGCCGGAACTTTTACGGCAAACGGCAAAGTAGTACGTTTTAACCCGAGTGGCTCGGCAGTAGATTCATTTACAGTAAGTATCCTACCCAGCGAGTTCATCTTTAAATAG
- a CDS encoding multinuclear nonheme iron-dependent oxidase has product MPQILSSIACNLDADILTAALPLFEESRVGAIEWSFDTLYGNSQIPPWFLELLKAYSNENKLIGHGVFFSLFSGKWSQNQHEWLNQLRQLSSEFHFDHITEHFGFMTGQNFHYGAPLPIPYSKTTLAIGQDRLARIYEASQCPVGLENLAFSYSLDEVKQHGEFLEQLVAPVNGFLILDLHNLYCQIHNFTISYEDIINLYPLDRVREIHISGGTWQDSTVEPERKIRRDTHDEAVPEEVFQLLKRTIDKCPNLKYVVLEQLGNALKTEASKKLFYSDFLKLEEIVRNKNHSLASHFTNSFLPSKSVTTGSILEDEKLYQQQIQLSSILEKASSYQAAIHLLNSSPLAHSDWKIEQWEPHMLETAISIAQKWKKNLD; this is encoded by the coding sequence GTGCCGCAAATACTATCTTCTATAGCTTGTAATTTAGACGCTGATATTTTAACTGCGGCTTTGCCCTTGTTTGAAGAAAGCCGGGTAGGGGCGATAGAGTGGTCGTTTGATACCCTTTACGGTAATTCTCAAATTCCGCCCTGGTTCTTAGAATTACTAAAAGCTTACAGCAACGAAAACAAGCTTATTGGGCACGGCGTATTTTTTTCGCTGTTTTCCGGCAAATGGTCTCAGAACCAACACGAGTGGCTAAACCAATTGCGCCAATTATCTTCGGAATTTCACTTTGACCACATTACCGAACATTTTGGTTTTATGACGGGCCAAAATTTTCATTACGGGGCTCCCCTTCCTATTCCTTATTCTAAAACAACTTTAGCCATTGGGCAAGATAGATTAGCCCGCATTTACGAGGCCAGCCAATGCCCGGTAGGTTTAGAAAATCTTGCCTTTTCGTATTCATTAGATGAGGTAAAACAGCACGGCGAATTCTTAGAACAATTAGTAGCGCCCGTTAACGGCTTCCTAATTCTGGATTTACATAATCTTTACTGCCAGATTCACAACTTTACTATTTCTTACGAGGACATTATCAACCTGTACCCGCTTGACCGGGTTCGGGAAATTCATATTTCGGGCGGCACTTGGCAGGATTCTACTGTTGAGCCGGAACGAAAAATAAGAAGAGACACCCACGACGAAGCCGTACCAGAAGAAGTTTTTCAGTTACTAAAACGTACAATAGATAAGTGTCCGAATTTAAAATATGTAGTTCTGGAGCAACTCGGCAACGCCTTAAAAACAGAGGCCAGTAAAAAACTTTTTTATTCAGATTTCTTGAAGTTAGAAGAAATTGTCCGAAACAAAAACCATTCTTTAGCCTCGCATTTTACTAATTCCTTTCTGCCTTCAAAATCTGTAACTACTGGTAGCATTCTAGAAGACGAAAAACTATATCAACAACAAATTCAGTTATCTTCTATCCTGGAAAAGGCTTCTTCTTACCAGGCGGCAATTCATTTACTAAATTCCTCGCCTTTAGCCCACTCCGACTGGAAAATCGAACAATGGGAACCGCACATGCTCGAAACGGCAATAAGTATTGCGCAAAAGTGGAAGAAAAATCTTGATTAA
- a CDS encoding amidophosphoribosyltransferase, producing the protein MSDAIKHECGIALIRLRKPTQYYVEKYGTAMYGINKLYLLMEKQHNRGQDGAGVASIKIDAEPGTEYISRYRSVKTRAIPDIFGKISNSYNKLKKQFPDEVNNIKWLKKNLSFLGDVYLGHLRYGTHGLNSIDNCHPMVRENNWRSRSLAVAGNFNMTNADELFNVLVDIGQHPRQTTDTITVLEKIGHFLDEENQTLFDSYKQERYTNTEISHLIEENLNMQRVLRRACKDFDGGYAMAGLTGYGAAFVVRDPAGIRPAYYYIDEEVVVVASEKPAIKTAFGIDYSQIQEVTPGHALIINKNGGSRELEILPEAEKKSCSFERIYFSRGNDPEIYQERKRMGELLCSQVLEAIDYDLKNTVFSYIPNTAETAWLGMMQGIEDYLRQYRKEAILKGVSPEELDEILIAKPRAEKLVIKDAKMRTFITDNDNRDDLVAHVYDTTYEVINKGVDTIVMIDDSIVRGTTLEKSIIRMLDRLEPKKIVVVSCAPQIRYPDCYGIDMSKLKEFVAFRAMLQLLEDNGQDYKLDEVYDKCRAHEGTEAFKRTNFVKELFDLFTPDQISAKVAEIVRGPEINAEIEVIFQTIDNLHLACPNHTGDWYFTGNYPTPGGNKVVNRAFMNFMEKKEVRAY; encoded by the coding sequence ATGAGCGACGCAATAAAGCATGAGTGTGGTATTGCCTTAATCCGGTTACGAAAACCCACCCAATATTATGTCGAAAAATATGGTACGGCCATGTACGGCATCAACAAACTGTACCTTTTAATGGAAAAACAGCATAATCGCGGCCAGGACGGCGCCGGGGTAGCTAGTATTAAAATAGATGCCGAACCGGGCACGGAATATATTTCGCGTTACCGATCTGTGAAAACCCGGGCAATACCTGATATTTTTGGGAAGATTAGTAACTCGTATAATAAATTAAAAAAGCAGTTCCCGGATGAGGTGAACAATATCAAATGGCTCAAGAAAAATCTCTCTTTTTTAGGGGATGTTTACTTGGGCCATTTGCGTTACGGCACGCATGGACTTAACAGTATTGATAATTGCCACCCTATGGTGCGCGAAAATAACTGGCGCAGCCGCAGTTTGGCCGTAGCCGGTAATTTTAACATGACCAATGCCGACGAATTATTTAATGTGTTGGTAGATATTGGCCAGCATCCGCGTCAAACTACTGATACTATTACCGTATTAGAAAAAATAGGTCACTTTCTCGATGAAGAAAATCAAACCTTATTCGATTCTTACAAGCAAGAGCGCTATACCAACACCGAAATATCGCACTTGATCGAAGAAAACCTTAACATGCAACGGGTATTACGGCGGGCATGTAAAGATTTTGACGGCGGCTACGCCATGGCAGGCTTAACGGGCTACGGCGCAGCGTTTGTGGTGCGCGATCCGGCTGGTATTCGTCCGGCTTATTATTACATCGATGAAGAAGTAGTGGTGGTAGCTTCGGAAAAACCGGCTATTAAAACTGCTTTTGGCATTGATTACAGCCAGATTCAGGAAGTTACTCCTGGTCATGCTTTAATTATTAATAAAAACGGTGGCTCCCGGGAGCTCGAAATTTTACCGGAGGCAGAGAAAAAATCCTGCAGTTTTGAGCGGATTTACTTTTCGCGCGGTAACGATCCAGAAATTTACCAGGAACGCAAAAGAATGGGAGAGTTACTTTGCTCGCAGGTACTCGAAGCAATTGATTACGATTTAAAGAATACGGTCTTTTCTTACATTCCGAATACGGCCGAAACAGCTTGGTTGGGAATGATGCAAGGAATTGAAGATTATCTGCGCCAATACCGCAAGGAAGCTATCTTGAAAGGAGTAAGTCCGGAAGAGTTGGATGAAATTTTAATTGCGAAGCCCCGGGCCGAAAAGTTAGTAATTAAAGACGCAAAAATGCGCACTTTTATTACCGATAACGATAACCGCGATGATCTGGTAGCCCACGTTTACGACACAACTTACGAAGTAATTAACAAAGGGGTAGATACCATTGTAATGATTGATGATTCAATTGTGCGGGGAACTACTTTAGAGAAAAGTATTATCCGGATGCTCGACCGCTTGGAACCGAAGAAAATTGTGGTGGTTTCCTGTGCCCCGCAGATTCGCTACCCCGATTGTTACGGAATTGATATGTCGAAGCTGAAAGAATTTGTAGCGTTCCGGGCGATGTTGCAATTATTAGAGGATAACGGTCAGGATTATAAACTCGACGAAGTGTACGATAAATGCCGGGCACACGAAGGTACCGAAGCTTTCAAGCGAACCAACTTTGTAAAAGAGCTTTTTGATTTATTTACCCCGGATCAAATATCGGCCAAAGTGGCGGAAATTGTGCGTGGTCCCGAAATTAATGCGGAAATAGAAGTTATTTTTCAAACGATTGATAACCTGCACTTAGCTTGCCCTAACCACACCGGCGACTGGTATTTTACCGGCAATTATCCTACGCCAGGTGGCAATAAAGTAGTGAACCGGGCTTTCATGAATTTTATGGAAAAGAAAGAAGTACGGGCGTATTAA
- the ahcY gene encoding adenosylhomocysteinase — translation MIETALNYKVKDISLAEWGRKEIRLAEAEMPGLMAIREEFGASKPLQGARIAGCLHMTIQTAVLIETLVELGAEVTWSSCNIFSTQDHAAAAIAAAGIPVFAWKGMNEEEFNWCIEQTLFFGEDRKPLNMILDDGGDLTNMVLDQYPELAAGIRGISEETTTGVHRLYERVKNGTLPLPAININDSVTKSKFDNKYGCKESLVDAIRRATDVMMAGKVAVVAGYGDVGKGSAASLRGAGARVIVTEIDPICALQAAMDGFAVKKMAEAVPQADIVVTATGNCDIIREEHFRALKDKAIVCNIGHFDNEIDMAWLNNNYGHTKDTIKPQVDLYNIEGKDVIVLAEGRLVNLGCATGHPSFVMSNSFTNQVLAQLELWQNAANYENQVYTLPKHLDEKVARLHLAKIGVELEELSEHQAAYIGVEKQGPFKPEYYRY, via the coding sequence ATGATCGAAACCGCCCTTAACTACAAAGTTAAAGATATCTCACTCGCGGAGTGGGGTCGGAAAGAAATTAGATTAGCTGAAGCCGAAATGCCTGGCTTAATGGCTATCCGTGAAGAATTTGGCGCTTCTAAGCCTTTACAAGGTGCTCGTATTGCCGGTTGCTTGCACATGACCATCCAAACGGCCGTTTTAATTGAAACCTTAGTAGAGTTAGGTGCCGAAGTAACTTGGTCTTCCTGCAATATTTTCTCTACCCAGGATCATGCGGCAGCGGCTATCGCAGCGGCTGGTATTCCGGTATTTGCCTGGAAAGGCATGAACGAAGAAGAGTTTAACTGGTGCATTGAGCAAACGTTGTTTTTCGGCGAAGATCGCAAGCCTTTAAATATGATTCTGGACGATGGTGGCGATTTAACCAACATGGTACTGGATCAGTATCCGGAATTAGCGGCTGGTATCCGGGGAATTTCGGAAGAAACTACCACCGGGGTACACCGCTTGTACGAGCGCGTGAAAAACGGCACATTGCCCTTACCTGCTATTAATATCAACGACTCGGTAACTAAATCGAAATTTGATAACAAATACGGCTGTAAAGAATCTTTAGTAGATGCGATCCGCCGGGCTACCGATGTAATGATGGCTGGTAAAGTAGCAGTAGTAGCTGGTTACGGCGACGTAGGAAAAGGTTCGGCGGCTTCGTTGCGGGGCGCTGGTGCCCGCGTAATTGTTACCGAAATCGACCCGATTTGCGCGTTACAAGCTGCTATGGATGGTTTTGCCGTTAAGAAGATGGCGGAGGCCGTACCGCAAGCGGATATTGTGGTAACCGCTACTGGTAACTGCGACATTATCCGGGAAGAACATTTCCGGGCGCTAAAAGACAAAGCAATTGTTTGTAACATTGGCCACTTCGATAATGAAATTGATATGGCCTGGTTAAACAATAATTACGGACATACTAAAGATACTATTAAACCCCAGGTTGATCTATACAACATTGAAGGTAAAGACGTGATCGTGTTGGCCGAAGGTCGTTTAGTAAATTTAGGTTGCGCTACCGGTCACCCATCGTTTGTAATGTCTAACTCTTTTACCAACCAGGTATTAGCGCAGTTAGAATTATGGCAGAATGCGGCTAATTACGAAAACCAGGTATATACTTTACCCAAGCACCTCGACGAAAAAGTTGCCCGTTTGCATTTAGCTAAAATTGGCGTAGAACTGGAAGAATTATCCGAGCATCAAGCGGCCTACATTGGC
- a CDS encoding THUMP-like domain-containing protein yields the protein MANVKPLTPAEQEFVREHAQADPAKLLLQQHRYKDLDVPRLVHYIQARQKVKSKLPLWYQNLQIIYPPYLSLEQSSSEITARYKANLVRGQVLIDLTGGFGIDSFYFAQRFEQVHYVEQNPSLTAVSEFNATVLGVTNIQFHTDNAAKFLKNFTGKADCIYLDPARRGNANQKLHLLSDCEPNVLEMLPLLFQKSDQVLLKTSPMLDIEQARQQLNKVSKVLVIAVDNECKEVLYLLNENSPPEIQFEAVNLHPQKEAIIFRFNKSDEETASITYAEPQQYIYEPNTAILKAGGFKSVAQQYSINKLHRNSHLYTSEMLITDFPGRVFKCLTVCKYQKKEIITHIPEKKVNITVRNFPEPVAAIRKKLGLQEGGNLYLLATTDIHQKPVILICEKAM from the coding sequence ATGGCTAATGTAAAGCCGCTTACGCCAGCAGAGCAGGAATTTGTACGGGAACACGCCCAAGCCGATCCGGCCAAATTGCTCTTGCAACAACACCGGTACAAAGATTTAGACGTTCCCCGCTTGGTGCACTACATACAAGCCCGGCAAAAAGTTAAAAGCAAGCTGCCGCTCTGGTACCAAAACTTACAGATTATCTACCCGCCTTATTTATCTTTAGAACAAAGCTCTTCCGAAATAACTGCTCGTTACAAAGCTAATTTGGTGCGTGGCCAGGTATTGATAGATTTAACGGGCGGTTTTGGGATTGATAGTTTTTATTTTGCCCAGCGTTTTGAACAGGTGCATTACGTGGAGCAAAATCCTAGCTTGACGGCTGTTTCCGAGTTTAATGCCACTGTTCTGGGTGTTACGAATATTCAATTTCATACTGATAACGCAGCTAAATTTTTAAAAAATTTTACCGGCAAAGCTGATTGCATTTACCTGGATCCGGCTCGGCGGGGTAATGCTAACCAGAAACTCCATTTATTAAGCGATTGCGAACCAAATGTTTTGGAAATGCTGCCATTGCTTTTCCAGAAATCCGATCAGGTTTTGTTGAAAACTTCCCCGATGCTGGATATTGAACAAGCCCGTCAGCAGTTAAATAAAGTAAGTAAAGTATTAGTAATAGCTGTAGATAACGAATGTAAAGAGGTACTCTATTTATTAAATGAAAATTCTCCTCCGGAAATTCAATTTGAAGCAGTAAACCTTCATCCACAGAAAGAAGCCATAATTTTTAGATTTAATAAATCTGATGAGGAAACTGCATCCATTACTTATGCCGAGCCGCAACAATATATTTACGAACCTAATACAGCCATACTAAAAGCGGGAGGGTTTAAGAGTGTCGCTCAACAATATAGTATAAACAAACTGCACCGCAACAGTCATTTATACACCTCCGAAATGTTAATTACTGATTTCCCGGGGCGAGTTTTTAAATGTTTAACCGTTTGTAAGTACCAGAAAAAAGAAATAATAACTCATATACCAGAAAAGAAAGTCAATATTACGGTTCGTAATTTTCCGGAACCCGTAGCGGCTATTCGCAAAAAATTAGGTTTGCAGGAAGGTGGCAACCTGTATTTACTTGCTACTACCGATATTCACCAGAAGCCTGTTATTCTAATCTGCGAGAAAGCTATGTAA
- a CDS encoding GNAT family N-acetyltransferase: MTVEIKKLSNQDLDTFIELIRVFEDVFEMKNFVLPDHKHLQQLLAKDSFFVFVALENNKVVGGLTTYTLEQYYSILPVVYIYDLAVLTNYQRQGIGKLLIASLNVYCKEIGIQEVFVQADEIDDYALDFYRATGGTPEKVVHFTYPLNTPPV; encoded by the coding sequence ATGACGGTAGAAATCAAAAAATTAAGCAATCAAGACCTGGATACTTTTATAGAACTTATCCGGGTATTTGAAGATGTTTTCGAAATGAAAAATTTTGTTTTGCCTGATCACAAACATCTGCAGCAATTATTAGCTAAGGATAGTTTTTTTGTGTTTGTGGCCTTGGAAAATAATAAAGTGGTGGGTGGCTTAACAACCTATACTTTAGAGCAATACTATTCTATCTTACCGGTGGTGTATATTTATGACCTGGCGGTTTTAACCAATTACCAGCGCCAAGGAATTGGTAAACTGTTAATTGCGAGTTTAAACGTTTATTGCAAAGAAATTGGGATACAAGAAGTATTTGTTCAGGCCGACGAGATTGATGATTATGCGCTAGATTTTTATCGAGCCACTGGTGGCACACCCGAAAAAGTTGTTCATTTTACTTATCCTCTAAATACGCCGCCAGTATAG
- a CDS encoding DNA-3-methyladenine glycosylase has product MAKLSKSFYTRSDVVQIARDLLGKYIFTNLDGVITGGKIVETEAYSGENDLACHSHSGRRTARTEIMFQEGGVAYVYLIYGIYALFNIITNVAEKADAVLIRAIEPTEGLPEMLLRRGHPKVSPKLTSGPGLVTLALGITKKLYGTDLTGNTIWLEDRSEIIKEDQIIASPRVGVDYAGEDALLPWRFRVQGNPWTSKAK; this is encoded by the coding sequence ATGGCTAAACTTTCTAAATCATTTTATACGCGTTCGGATGTGGTACAAATTGCCCGTGACTTACTGGGTAAGTACATATTTACTAACTTAGACGGAGTAATTACCGGAGGTAAAATAGTAGAAACCGAGGCTTATAGTGGCGAAAACGATTTGGCTTGTCATTCGCATAGTGGGCGCCGCACCGCCCGGACCGAGATCATGTTTCAGGAGGGAGGAGTAGCTTACGTTTACCTTATTTATGGTATCTACGCCTTATTTAATATTATTACGAATGTAGCCGAAAAAGCCGATGCAGTTTTAATCCGGGCCATTGAACCAACCGAAGGATTGCCGGAAATGCTGCTGCGAAGGGGGCACCCGAAAGTTAGTCCTAAATTAACATCTGGACCTGGTTTAGTAACTTTAGCTTTAGGTATTACAAAAAAACTGTATGGGACCGATTTAACCGGTAATACTATTTGGCTGGAAGATCGAAGTGAGATTATAAAAGAAGATCAAATTATTGCCAGTCCGAGGGTGGGAGTAGATTATGCCGGCGAAGATGCTTTATTGCCCTGGCGTTTTCGGGTACAAGGCAACCCCTGGACGAGTAAAGCTAAGTAG
- a CDS encoding DUF4397 domain-containing protein, producing MKKWLKLMMLVLLPALFLTACNDDDEDTDTMAKARVMVVHASPNAPAVDILVDNVKVNSSGLAFPNNSGYLDVMAGQRNVKVNAAGSATSVIDANLDLVAGQNYSVFAINNLANIEPLVLPDNLATPASGKAHVRFIHLSPDAPAVDIAVKDGPVLFSNRSFKSATDFTPVDATSYNLEVRLAGTNTVVLDLPGVALQNGKIYTVFARGYAAPPTGNTNTIGAQVIVNN from the coding sequence ATGAAAAAATGGTTAAAACTCATGATGCTGGTTCTACTTCCGGCCTTGTTCCTGACTGCTTGTAATGACGACGACGAAGATACTGATACTATGGCCAAGGCTCGGGTTATGGTGGTACACGCCTCGCCGAATGCGCCCGCTGTTGATATTTTAGTAGATAATGTAAAAGTTAATTCCAGCGGGTTGGCTTTTCCGAATAATTCTGGATACTTGGATGTAATGGCTGGCCAGCGTAACGTTAAGGTAAATGCTGCTGGTTCTGCCACTTCAGTTATCGACGCCAACCTTGACCTTGTGGCCGGACAGAATTACTCCGTGTTTGCCATTAACAACCTGGCTAACATAGAACCTCTGGTGTTACCTGATAATTTAGCCACCCCAGCTTCGGGTAAGGCACACGTCCGGTTTATACATTTATCGCCAGATGCTCCGGCTGTAGATATAGCAGTAAAAGATGGGCCAGTTTTGTTTAGCAACCGAAGCTTTAAATCAGCTACCGATTTTACACCGGTAGACGCTACTTCTTATAACCTGGAAGTGAGGCTAGCCGGTACCAATACGGTAGTGCTGGATTTGCCCGGAGTAGCTTTGCAAAATGGCAAAATATACACTGTTTTTGCCCGCGGATATGCGGCACCACCCACTGGAAATACTAATACCATAGGGGCTCAGGTAATTGTTAACAATTAA
- a CDS encoding TonB-dependent receptor plug domain-containing protein: MRLKNLLLLLVFGLLHQVAWAQAIGDTLTGGKLPEVQITARHYLRYTIGSRTTKLDSAYLGVNNATSLADVLQSRTPIYLKNYGNGMLSTISFRGTSASQTAVLWNGFNINLPTLGQTDFSQIPITAIQTVELQHGSGSANFGTGAIGGSILLSSNANWQPGWQFRAQQDAGSFGYNFRQLAGKFSTKKVNLETTFYRKTAQNNFRFKNITQFGAPYQRQENAALDQWGFTTNLYLRLNTRNTVAIRNWYTDNNDQSQPNMVAANTHARLANRNWRLMSEWVNNTNLGQTTIRAAYFADYMLYRDDNTNAETQVNTYQAQAQHSFTLAKKINVDAGTDIQYFTADVDGYGKKVNETRASGFLLLRYDPLSFLHLNLNLRQAWITGFNPPLAPTFGFAFDILEKSKNSLTWKGAVTRGYRVPTLNDRYWPTGNVSLKPENSYNFEAGFLHKYSQTRFTVENEVTAYHMRVENWIQWLPAASTGIWSPENLKKVHTAGIEFSSKANWQFSRGKLTTGVNYNYTSSKQVQNDNNSSEPTGKQLIYVPYHTATTYADFTYKTWLLTANYQFTGTRYTTAENTRSLPAYGLVNLYSGKTFIINKANFQLIGRVNNLTNQVYQNLEYYAMPGRNYQLSVRFTFH; this comes from the coding sequence ATGCGCTTAAAAAATTTATTGCTTTTATTAGTTTTCGGGCTACTCCACCAGGTTGCCTGGGCACAGGCTATCGGCGATACGCTCACGGGAGGCAAACTGCCGGAGGTTCAAATCACAGCCAGGCATTATCTGCGTTATACCATTGGCTCCCGTACTACTAAACTGGATTCTGCCTACTTAGGAGTGAATAATGCTACTTCTCTGGCCGATGTATTGCAAAGCCGCACCCCTATTTACCTGAAAAACTACGGAAATGGCATGCTTTCTACTATTTCCTTCCGGGGAACTTCGGCCAGCCAAACCGCTGTATTATGGAATGGCTTTAACATTAACCTTCCTACTTTAGGTCAAACTGATTTCTCGCAAATTCCTATAACTGCCATCCAAACCGTAGAATTGCAGCACGGCTCGGGTAGCGCTAATTTTGGCACTGGTGCTATTGGCGGAAGTATTTTACTTTCATCTAATGCTAATTGGCAGCCCGGTTGGCAGTTCAGGGCGCAGCAAGATGCAGGTAGTTTTGGGTATAATTTTCGTCAGTTGGCAGGTAAGTTTAGCACTAAAAAAGTAAATTTAGAAACTACTTTTTACCGTAAAACAGCTCAGAATAATTTCAGATTTAAAAATATTACTCAGTTTGGGGCTCCTTACCAACGGCAAGAAAATGCCGCCCTTGATCAATGGGGTTTTACTACCAATTTATACCTGCGCCTCAACACCCGCAATACGGTAGCTATCCGGAATTGGTATACCGATAATAATGACCAATCGCAACCCAACATGGTGGCCGCCAATACCCATGCTCGCTTGGCCAACCGCAACTGGCGGCTCATGAGCGAATGGGTTAATAACACCAACTTAGGCCAAACAACCATCCGGGCAGCGTACTTCGCAGATTACATGCTTTATCGCGACGATAATACTAATGCAGAAACCCAGGTAAATACTTACCAAGCCCAGGCCCAGCATAGTTTTACCTTGGCAAAGAAAATAAACGTAGATGCCGGCACCGATATTCAATATTTTACCGCCGATGTAGATGGTTACGGAAAAAAAGTAAATGAAACCCGGGCTTCTGGCTTTCTTTTACTCCGCTACGATCCTTTATCTTTTCTACACTTAAACTTAAATCTGCGCCAAGCTTGGATAACAGGTTTTAATCCGCCGCTGGCTCCTACCTTTGGTTTTGCCTTTGATATCCTTGAAAAAAGTAAAAACTCGCTTACCTGGAAAGGAGCAGTTACCCGTGGCTACCGTGTTCCTACTTTAAATGACCGGTACTGGCCAACCGGCAATGTAAGTTTAAAGCCCGAAAACAGCTACAATTTCGAAGCGGGTTTCCTGCACAAGTATTCTCAAACCAGGTTTACAGTAGAAAACGAAGTGACCGCGTATCACATGCGGGTAGAAAACTGGATTCAATGGTTACCCGCGGCAAGTACCGGCATTTGGTCGCCTGAGAATTTAAAAAAAGTACATACGGCGGGGATAGAATTTTCGAGTAAAGCAAATTGGCAGTTCTCACGGGGTAAGTTAACCACGGGAGTAAATTATAATTATACTTCTTCGAAGCAGGTCCAAAATGATAATAATTCTTCGGAGCCAACCGGAAAGCAGTTGATATACGTGCCCTATCACACGGCCACTACTTACGCCGATTTTACCTATAAAACTTGGCTGCTAACGGCTAATTACCAATTTACCGGAACCAGGTATACTACTGCCGAAAACACACGCTCTTTACCTGCTTATGGTTTGGTAAATCTTTATAGTGGCAAAACTTTTATAATTAATAAGGCTAATTTTCAACTAATAGGCCGGGTAAATAACCTGACCAACCAAGTATATCAAAATTTAGAATACTACGCCATGCCCGGCCGGAACTACCAGCTTAGTGTTCGCTTCACTTTCCATTAA
- a CDS encoding chryseobasin-related MNIO class RiPP peptide encodes MKLSKALLSAILLGITVQTTTSCEEKELPQPNSEQGENTKQSGEEIPANCPGCGMG; translated from the coding sequence ATGAAACTATCGAAAGCCTTATTAAGCGCTATTTTGCTAGGCATAACTGTTCAAACGACTACCAGTTGCGAAGAAAAAGAGCTGCCTCAACCAAACTCAGAGCAAGGAGAAAACACCAAGCAGTCGGGAGAAGAAATTCCGGCTAACTGCCCCGGCTGTGGCATGGGTTAA